The Chlamydia poikilotherma DNA segment TAGAAAAAATTCAATAAATTCTTGAGAACCTTTCCCCTGTACGACAAGTTTCCCAGAAGTATAGAGAGTGCAACTTACTGATGGAGAGCGTGCTTGAAAAATCGTATGCTGTGGTTGTGTTAAAGCAAAGCCTTTTTCTTCAAGACGATCTTTTAATAAGCCATGCAAAGAAGGAGATAGTTGGGTAACAAACGGTGTGGACATAAAAAAAAGCGTCGAATTATCTTGGCATACAAGGATGAAAGTCTTGATCCTTATGTTTTACTAGGCATATTTATCGCTATACTATACATAGCATAAGGATATATAGTGTATATGCGGATTTCGAAGTACAAATTAAACGTTAATCCTGTATATTCCTGCAAGCGGGCAGGATCTTAAAACAGGGGAGAGTTTCTCATTTTATAGAAAATGAGATTAGAAAATCTCTAACGAGATCTAGAGGTTTTCATTTAAGGTGCCTGCAAAGGAATCTCTATGGCGGAACAAATTCATAAAGAGCTTCTACATCTAGGAGAGATATTTCGCACGAAACGTGAAGAACAATCCTTATCCTTAAAAGATGTGGAAGCAGCGACATCTATACGTTATTCATGCTTAGAAGCTATAGAAAATGGCTGTTTAGGCAAGCTCATTTCTCCAATTTATGCTCAAGGATTTATAAAGAAATACGCAGCTTATTTAGGATTAGATAGTGAGCGTATTCTTCAAGACCATCCTTATGTTATGAAAATCTTCAAAGAGTTTTCAGAACATAATATGGAGATGCTTTTAGATTTAGAATCTATGGGAGGAAGAAACTCTCCAGAAAAAGCTATTCGTAGTTGGTCAAATCTTTGGTGGGCAGGACTTAT contains these protein-coding regions:
- a CDS encoding helix-turn-helix domain-containing protein — translated: MAEQIHKELLHLGEIFRTKREEQSLSLKDVEAATSIRYSCLEAIENGCLGKLISPIYAQGFIKKYAAYLGLDSERILQDHPYVMKIFKEFSEHNMEMLLDLESMGGRNSPEKAIRSWSNLWWAGLIVTSGIIIWWLGSLLSIF